Proteins encoded within one genomic window of Rossellomorea vietnamensis:
- a CDS encoding MFS transporter — translation MRIRDIHPNLKLRLAMQFLGGLVSMAVIPFMAIYFAQKIGATQTGVILVLIVISGIIGGFIGGHISDKIGRRKIMIFAELGIMGSYFFIALCNSPWVDLPYVTAAFFVLNMFAGGMFQPAAQAMIIDVTDSDSRKLVFTVSYWLGNLATAIGGIIGAFLFKAYLFELFLGITGITLLSVLITIFFISETYTPEPATNQTTSSSNRMVQSYSTVLKDKLFMMYIFGAVFILTLEQSLTNYVGIRLERDIPEQQTSLLGFDFTLDGTRMLGFLRTENTIIVVVLSAFVLFLFKKWSDRRTLVAGMFIFTLCFSAFAFTNNILFLFILGFIGTFGELMYVPIKQAMIGDLAPTNARSTYMAFYSLTFYGAMIIASLLIIVGEWVSPLMMGGILLLLGMTGTFMYHLIMKTLEAKAVPEVEVKASVSS, via the coding sequence TTACGGCTTGCCATGCAGTTCCTCGGGGGACTTGTGTCCATGGCCGTCATTCCGTTCATGGCCATCTATTTCGCCCAGAAAATCGGGGCAACCCAAACGGGAGTCATCCTTGTGTTGATTGTCATCAGCGGAATCATCGGCGGCTTTATTGGCGGACATATTTCCGATAAGATCGGTCGCAGGAAGATCATGATTTTTGCCGAACTCGGCATCATGGGATCGTACTTCTTCATTGCTCTGTGCAATTCACCTTGGGTGGATTTGCCATATGTTACAGCGGCATTCTTCGTTCTCAACATGTTTGCCGGCGGGATGTTCCAGCCTGCCGCACAGGCGATGATCATCGATGTGACGGATTCGGATTCACGGAAGCTTGTTTTCACTGTCAGCTACTGGCTCGGAAATCTCGCGACGGCCATCGGAGGCATCATCGGTGCGTTTCTATTTAAAGCCTATCTGTTTGAATTATTCCTTGGTATTACAGGAATCACACTCCTGTCCGTCCTGATCACCATTTTCTTCATCTCAGAAACCTACACACCTGAACCCGCAACCAATCAAACCACTTCTTCATCCAACAGGATGGTTCAAAGCTATTCAACCGTTTTAAAAGATAAACTATTCATGATGTATATCTTCGGGGCCGTTTTTATTCTCACCCTGGAACAATCCCTGACCAATTACGTGGGAATTCGCCTTGAGAGGGATATCCCCGAGCAGCAAACTTCTCTCTTAGGCTTTGACTTCACGCTTGACGGTACGAGGATGCTCGGATTTCTGCGGACGGAAAATACGATTATCGTTGTGGTTTTATCCGCCTTCGTCTTATTTTTGTTTAAAAAGTGGAGTGACCGCCGGACGCTGGTGGCGGGAATGTTCATCTTCACCCTTTGCTTCAGCGCCTTTGCCTTCACCAACAATATTTTATTCCTTTTTATACTTGGCTTTATCGGGACGTTCGGGGAGCTCATGTATGTGCCGATCAAGCAGGCGATGATCGGGGACCTGGCTCCGACCAATGCCCGCAGTACGTATATGGCCTTTTACAGCCTTACCTTTTATGGCGCCATGATCATTGCATCCCTGCTTATCATTGTAGGGGAATGGGTGAGTCCGCTGATGATGGGAGGCATTCTGTTGCTCCTCGGGATGACCGGGACTTTCATGTATCATCTGATCATGAAAACATTGGAAGCAAAAGCAGTGCCGGAAGTCGAAGTGAAGGCATCGGTTTCTTCTTGA